In the genome of Carassius gibelio isolate Cgi1373 ecotype wild population from Czech Republic chromosome A25, carGib1.2-hapl.c, whole genome shotgun sequence, the window TTCCCTTCTAGAAACAAAGTTATGCAGGTctgggggagtaaatgatgagaggatATTCCTTGACAACATCAAAAGTATTCCTTATAGTCTATATTCTTATAGGTCAAATAGGTGATTGTGTCTTACCTCATCAGTGTAGCACCAGCACCCTTATAAAGACCCCTGAGGCCTCGAGTCTTAAGAAGCTCCAGGGTGATACGGGTCGCTGAGGTTCGAGGAGGGGCATTGGTGCTCGGCTGTGCTGACTGAGAGGCAACCAGTGAAGGGGTCGGACCAGCGGCAGAGGCAGTGACAGTCCGCTGAGCAGCTTGTAAAGACAAAAGTGGAGAGGTGACAACTCATTTCTACAATATCATCTTTATATTTCAGTGTAATAAAACTGGAACTGCTGTTTGGTGGACACCCTCCAACTCAAACAGCTTATTTCTGGCTAGCCTTTGTACTTAGTAAGGCATCCTGAGATAGAGACCTACATACCTCGGATGACACTCATGGGAGCATAATAAACACACTTACCCAACCTGCCAGCATCCTGCAGTTGTATTTTTAGCATTTCCATGGGGGTGGTGACTACCACCTGACAGGTTCCGGCTCCACAGCCTGCGAGGATTTCCCCCCACAGAGGTAATTTTCTGTACAATGACAGTTGGGGCAGATGAGACATGATTATTATTGCATTTACCAAAGAAATAATTGCTTGCATTAGTCAGCTGGTGACCTGAATGTCTCTGTGGAATAGCTTACAGATAATGTTTTGTTAAGAACCACAGTAAACTCTGACAGAGTTTTCTCAACACCACTACTGAATGCACAGACCCACGGAGTCATTTTCAACTAATTCAGTGAACAGCTTTTTAATGAATCGGAAACATACAGTGCAAGCAGTGCAGATAATTCCTAAACAAATATATCTTATGAGTCAATGaattttagtgaatcagaaacatACAGCGCAACCAGAGCGGTCCGATTCCTGAACATATGAATCTAATGACCTGATTCTTTTTAGTAAGAAACATACAGAGCAACAAGAGTGGTCTGATTCCCGAACATATGACTCTAATGAGtcaattcattttagtgaatcataaAGAGTTCTAAAGGAAaataaaagtcatacaggtttagaacaacatgaaagtaaatgatgacagaatgttgatTTGTATGCGTTTTATTCCTTTTGATTCTAATGTCCCCATTATTTCTAGTGAATCAGAATTATACAGTGCAACAATGTGCCCCAATTCACGAATGAATCGATACATACATTTAGTAAATCAAACACATGCTTTAAACATACTGTGTGAATTAAATCAGTATAGCTTTTTTAGACAAATATCAGATGTGGGAGTGTTGTgggaaaatgcttttttttttttaaatggataaaaagtggAGATTACCCATCTTTGGAGAGCTTCTGTCTGAAGACATCATTGGCAGCCAGTTTGATGGCTTTCTCTGGTGTGACCAGTGTAAGATTCACAGCTGCACCTGAGAGAAAAACAGTGAAGTGAAATTCAGAACATAAACAAAAGCAACATATAACAGAACCGGTCAACGATTAAAACTATCAATATTTTAGAACCCAAGTCGGCACTGTAGACAAGAAAAGAAACTTCATACCTCGATACATGCCAAAGTAGCCCTCCATTTTTATTGTCTTTGTCAAACAGTCCAACCTTCATAAGAGAGAAATGTTCTGTGTGATTAGTTTAAATACTCCAATTTGGTTATGAAATATGCTAACTGAAgtgattcatttattcaaatgcaaaaaataataattcacaattcaTTCAAATGCATTGTAAATTTCCTTAATAATATTTGGTGACCCAAAACAACCAGAAAAAACTATGTAAAATCTGTGTATAATGAACAGCCAAATTAGACATTCACAAAAACATTCTTAGAAGAGTGAGTAATGTGTGGAAGAAAGAACTTAAAACAATACAGCCTTTCTCTTGCCCACAAACCACTTGGGTATTCGCTTGTTACCATCACTAAAAAGAGCACTTCTCTTTATCTCAAAGATATCACACATGCATAAAGAGCAAGCTACTTAAAGGATTTTCGGAAGCATGAACAGATCAAGCATGCAAAAGCATGTGATTCAAGTTGTTTTGCATCATCTGAGTCATTCAGTAAAATCAAGACAAAGTCCTCCGCCCAGAATAAATCACCAACACATGCTGCCTTCGTGATTCACTTTGAGTGAAACCATAAACAGTAGTTTTTTAGATGCAGaaaggtttaaaaaacaaaattaaatcaagTGCACAAAAACGAGTATACACATGACCATTTAAATGgaagaactatttaaaaatctaaataatcgtTTTCCACAATAAATAACATTCAAAGTTTCCATGAATGTGAAAGGTTCTTAATGCAGTCATAGATGCCAGTGAAGAACCTATGCACCTGCAAAACAAGAGAACCCAAAACAAAGTTGGGCACATGCAATGTAACATAGTTATGGGACCTCATAAAGATGTTGAACTCACATTCCACTGTAAACACGAGCACTCTGCTGATTTTGGAGGCGGGTCTTGGCGAGATCAATGGGAAACACGCAGGTCACTCCCACCAGTCCAGCCACGCCCCCATTAATCAGCTTAGCAGGGAGGCTGTGAACACCAGGAAACAAACACGCACAtgcacaacaaaaacaacacaaaaaaacatgtcAATATAACAGCTTAGATGGATGTCAAATCATATATACGACATCAGTGGAAAATTTACCTCACTTTCTTGTCGGCCATTTTGGCCAAACTTTAACTGATTTCCTCCAATTCTCCTCTCTCTGCCGCAAAAGTTTCAGGATAAACTGTCCACGGCGTGCTCACCTTCACACCCTTCCCTTTAGGGAGAACAGCAAGTCTTTGGTAAATATAAATCACCTTGAAACTTGCCAAGACACAATTGAAATACAATTCAGGACATCTGTGATGATGTTTTGGTATAACGCaatatttctgcaataaaaatagactttacatttgttttacaaGCACTGATTTCACTTTCTGGATAGTGTTTTTCTCAGGCTCAGCTCCAGAATCAAATCAAATGCTTCTTAAATTAGTGAgggtgctctctctctcactctcattctcactacacacacacacacacacacacacacacacacatacatacatatatatatgtatatacatatatatgtatatatatatatacacatatatatatatatatatatatatatatatatatacatataagaaATGAACAGATATGTGTATGATTGGCAGAATTGCTCAACGCTCCAAAAGATGTTGAAATAGAAACAGATTCCCAAAGCACAAACCATAAAGCACTGGATAGTTAGCCAAATCTACAATGAAATGTCATTATTATAGAATTAACCGAGGGTGATACTGATTTGATTTGAGGGTGCTTAGCAACCTCTAGCACCCCCCGTAGAACCTTTTCTACAGTGCACAAACAGAGAACATCCTCCTTCTTAAAGTCTCTCTAATCTTGCTGCTAATGAGGTTGTGACCTCTTGAATTAATCTAGAGAAGAGAGCTATGTCAGGGGCTTATCAACATGACTTCCTGTTCTTCAACACAGCATCAACAACATCATTAAAAGATGTACTTTCTAAGCTTTTATTGACTACATATAATCTTTTATTCTAGATTTACCTGTGAAAATTTATATATGCATGAAGGAATGTCTATATCTTCCTGTAAATATAAATtaccactttattttttatttatttttatctcacTTTAAATGGTCCTGCAGTTTGAAAAAtagtttgtaaaaatatttaaggtACTGCTTTATAAAAAGGTTAattggttaatgcattaactaatatagttaactaatgttagcaaatggaaccttattgtaaagtgatgcaATAATTTACATATTCTCAAATAAGGGATATAAAGATGCATACATaaatagtatatttaaaatagttcTGACTGGAAGTCATTCCACTAAAACTGGTTGAAACTACTCATTATAGATTATTATTGCAGGCTTTCTTTACACTTTTTCATTGTTATGCTCTTCCTCTCGTCTGGCTTTTCTGGAGCCCAGTGGCATTCTGAGCATGCCTTTCGCTTCAGCACTGCTTTCTTTCAACCCTGCTCTATTCATGCCACTCCACTGCCAAAACATAGACAAGTGAGATCTGGCCCCCCTTCCCAATCCTTAAGCGCACCCTCACAAGTCTTTCCACAATTACCCCAAACAGATCCCCCTCACGCAAGCCTGCATATTTGACCAATTCACAAGTTAGGAACTCTGTTTGAGAGGATGATAATCAAGTTCTTACCTCTGTCAGTGCATTGACCGGGCAGATCCAGCCGTCCACTTCCCCCGTCTGCACGCTGACAATGTGTGCAGCGGCCGTAGTCAGGCACAAGAGATCCGACAGAGCCAGCAGCCACTCAGGGGCCGTTGCAAAAACACAAGCATTGTCCCTCCGTGTTTAAGTCCCTCCCTCTTGTAGCGACTCCCAGTGACTGACAGGGAATGAACAACTTTCCACTAATGAAACttgacacacattcacacatatatatacacacacacaagcatgtaCACTGCATTACACAACTTCATCTCAAAttacaaaaaagacaaaacaatgaATAAGAATGAATCAAAATTTAACACAATCATTGCATCCATTATCTGCTACATCTATTGGACTGTTTTGGCTACCAAATGATTGTTGACTATCATAATGAAACAAACGCATATTTATGATCATTTGTGttgctgtaaaaaacaaaaatggcataattcacataaaatgttattttggtactgtgtaaatgtaattattattattacttttaatttaatgaatgaagaATTATATGTGCTTATGTTACTCTttgggaaaaaaatgttttatttattcatattaagcTCTTGtaaatagaaaaagaaatagTATCTGATGCTGGaacaaacaatttaataaaaaaagataaatgatgGGCTATTTAGACCTTTAACTCAGAATGAACAATGCCATCCAGACAGTCAGTCagacagtcagtcagtcagtcagtcagtcagtcagccCTGGAGACCCGCatccctgcagagttcagctccaaccaaaTTCACCTGCCTGTAGCATTCTAGTAATCCttcagaccttgattagcttgttcaagtGTGTTAGATTAGGGTTGTGAAACTCTGCAGGGCTTCTgcgtatgggacaccatacttggcaacTAAATTTTCTACATTTCTAAAATAGGATATTGTGCTGCTTATCGTCACGTGTCGCTGTCGTGTGTGGTAAGGACAAAAACTACATGGAAAAGATACTTTTTATCACGTCACATCTGGTTGGGACACACAGTGTTACAGTTTGATCCCCCCAAAAATctatctttaaaaatattaatgctgaCTGATCTGATAACTGAATCTTCAATTAGGGAAAGTGGAGAGAAGAGATCCAGTCTGGAGATGATCAGGAACAGTTGATTTGCATGGCAGACATGGAGatccagatgtttttttttttcatatgtttttaatatccaaCAGGCAAGTTCTTCTTTTTCTATGCAAAAATGTTCACAATTGTTTGAATAAAACAGACTATGGGGGGGTATGGGgtctgaatatttatatatattagtcaTTTTAGTCATAttagtcattatatatatatatatatatatatatatatattagtcattttagtcattttagtcatttgagtcattttactttaatggcaatgtgcaggtccttttccaggctattaaagtgaaataactggaCATAAATATAGGaccctgataaaaatcctaattgtaattgaaaatttcagatggcacttagaggcttttgcatctgaactcttcatatatatatatatatatatatatatatatatatatatatatatatatatatatatatatatatatatatatatatatatatatatatataattgagtaACCCTGATACAGTGTACTAAAGTCCACCAACAGTGTGCGTTATATATTCATGTCACCAGGGGGCGCTGGATCCTTATAGTGAACACCAATTTGTATTTCACATCGTTAGAATTAGGCATAAGGTAGCAAAACACTATTTAGAACCAACTTTATCATATTACAAATTACAGTGCCAATCAACTTCTGTCGTCAGTAACAAACAACAGCCTCTGTAGAACAACGATTTAATTGTAATGTCTTATTTTAATGTGATCATACAgtactaaaattacaattaaaagaattATCAAATTTAATGCAAATTATCAGTGTAACGTATTATACTATCGCCCGTAAACATCTCATCTAGATAATTCGCGAGGATTCTCCAGTGATCATAACAAAACAGAGCAACTTCCCTTTCAACGAAATTCAAATGTGTGTGCATTCCCTTTAAACGAACATACTATTTCGAGCGAAGGAAGGACAACTGACCGCATAGACGAACTAACtgcgatgttttttttttatctcacagtgaCTCTACCAGGTCGGctagttataaaaaaataatattgtaaacaGCAGATATTATTAGGGTTTAGTTTGGTTTgtgttgatattttatttgttttggtacGCGTAAACCCCTATCCCCGTGACAGGTGGTAGCGCCCAGCCCATCTGTTCTCCTCTTCTGAAATGCGGATCGAAACAGATTGTGCGACTCCACGGTCGCAATGGCTACTGCACCGCAAGGACAACAAGTTTTGCAGTTCAGTTAAACTAGTCCTATGTGAAGAACACGACGGACGGAATCGTCTAAGCAACTCTTTTTAATGTGAGACACTCGTTGGATAACATAAAAATGTCCCTGGGATGTATAACTTCTGTGGAGGAGATCCAGTCTTGGTGGGAAGTCCCCGGTATAGCGCACTTCTGCTCTCTCTTCAGGACGGCGTTCAATTTACCAGACTTTGAAATCGAGGTAAATTATACCTGTCCGAATTTAACGTTACGCCTGTTTCCTTTCCGTCAGGTTCATTAAAACGAAACTAACTAAACAACTCAAGTTGGCCATGTTTCCCAGTCATATGATTTTGTTTGTTACTTTAAACATTGACTATGTTTATGAGCTAATAATGGTACACCTGCGCAATTCTATGCTAGTGATATCTATCGAATAAAGTCAGTTATTTAGCGTTGGTTTATATAATAACGGAGCTAAACCGTCTATCCAAAACACTTGACGCGCTGACTTGTGTTTGTGACttgttttttgggtttttttttacttcaaaacaaGATTTAATTAAAGACAAAGCTTGTTTTTTCAGTGGTTAGTAGTGTttggttttgtctttgtttataaaCTGCGTGACTGAGTAGAGAGTTGGGTTATGTACGTCGTTATTAGATTGGACTTTGTTTCACCTTTAGTTCAACAAATGATTAATGTAATCGGTCTGTTTGTATCCGCGTTGAGTTATAGTCTTAAATTGGATTTTAAAGTCGCCCGTTCATTCTCGTGAGACACGTTTGTTTGTTTAGATTCATGTCGCAAGTGGCGTAGAGTAAAACCCACTCGTACGCTTTTTAGTGACTTGATTAACTGGATCACCTGGGCTTTTGTTGTATTTAATCTTGGTCTTTTTTAGTAAACCTCAAGCCAAGTTAATGATTATTGGGTTACAAGTTTATCGTTGGATCACAGGCTGCCTTCGAATTGGTCGTTTCATACAGTCtgtctgttttgtttgtgttattgATTTAGTCACTTaacaatgatgctgaaaaattagTCTCAAGTTGATCTGCCGTTGAATGTAAGCCTGAAACATTTAAACAGAGTCGTTTTTACATTAACACACCCACTTTTAACATCTTAActtgaatttgaaaataaaactgTGAGTTTGTCACAGGCAAAAGTACACTCGGTCCATCTCGACCCCCACATGTGTGAAACGTGGTAGTCACTGGCTTTGTGTTATTGCATGGAGGATTTGAGGTGCTGATCACCGCGTGCGTCTTGCTGGAAAAAGTTACAGCTGGCATGATCAGTTAGGAATGTCATACTACAGATCTATCGATATTGCCTGGTTTATGACAGATTATTGTATGAAAGATTATCGTAAGTGTCTGATATGCAGAAAtgacttatttttatatatatatatatatattttttttttttactcaaaatagctaaataaacgataaaacagctttttattatgacaaattatattactatttattattattattattattattattttattattattattgttcagtTAAATTATTGAATTGTGCAGCTGTTGTTAAttcaaaagttaatttattttatgcttaatctttttttttataaaaatgtaatgcttaAGAATAAATAGCTGTAattaaaagtaattcagaaaatatttttgaataagtTACTTTGCATGTAGGTGCTATTATTTTCAGAGAAAAGTGATGTCATTGTAGAAGCCATTGTAATACATATTAGTGTATTAATTAACTACAGCCAAACAGtgaatgtttattataaaattgATGTCATCGGTTTCTAATTGGTATGTTGGATGATTGCTATGGCATGATCATTTTTGGgtcatgtttgatattttttttgcaaCACCCAGCTTCCTGCATACGTTTACTGtgtgcacagttttttttttttattgcagtgaTCGCAGATTACAGGCAGCGTGTGTCAGCGTAGTGTCAAAGGATTTGCATTCAGAGGGTGGGGGACTGTGTCAGGCGCAAGTCATTGACCGTTTCGCGATTCATCCTTGCATCCTAATTGCATTCAGCGTAGGTGTCCAAGGTCATTCAGCACAAAAGCTCTCAGTCCCACTTCAGTATCCTGGTAACTTTGCAGCCATGCGTGAATGGGACTGTGAATAATCCAATCGGTTGCTTTAATCTTGTGATTGAGACATTTTTCAAGTCATCCCTCACATTGCACCAGTcttctattataatattttctcttAATCTCAGTTGTCATAATGTGTAATAGTGTTAGACTCACCGTTGAACACAGTAAGGCTTCTCCCGTCTTTGCATGACCACAGAAGATTGTGTGAAAATTTGGTTGAACATGTTTTGGCATTGTAATTTCCTTATAGATTTTAAGAACTTTTACATTTGATGTGTAGTTCAAGTGCAAAAATGTTGAATTATAGTTtggttttacttgcatccacttTGTGTCATTGGATTTCTGTACGATTTTGTCATCTcatttagggctgcaactaacgattattttgataatcgattaatctgtcgattatttttacgattaatcgattaatcggtttatgtacttatattttagttttttccattttttccccaagtaaattattaataaagggtctttatcattcagcatagatttttaagagattttaaccattttgcattgtcatatcctcatcaaaaatatacctggagttgttttattatgttagtaatcctttgtcgaactcttctgcaatcaaaacactgacccatactctagcaaaattcacaaggagatttcaaatattgttttcaccatggcagtccttagagctcctaaagtagtttaacatcccaaacaaagcttaaggaatctttgagaacatattttcacgaagtataaggataaaacagaataaaattgcagtgcattgtattttattatttactgggaaaaagctttatagcttatgctgtgaaattgtaaacaatccttcgaaaaaaaaagtgccaatggcatgaaacctgaatggaactcacaatttaaagtaaaatccatcaggttgtccagaaaaaaaaaattgggacacacacaaaaaacctgctgtgtgaaaaagagcagtgaatacttagaaaagaagtgcattttaaatatactcaaacatttacctctctcattcagtcataattaggctgcaagtctgaattatgaactggtaaacgacaaactgatcacataacatgtttgtaaggctttaaatgttaactgttaaaaagcaatgttatcagcttttacgactaaacatttgcaaacaaccttgtactggagaatctgcacaaataaaattcttaggggccgttcacatatcgcacctaaaaacgcgtggaaaacgctagtcgcgccgctttctccttctttccaaagcgc includes:
- the LOC127946809 gene encoding mitochondrial glutamate carrier 1 isoform X1, translated to MADKKVSLPAKLINGGVAGLVGVTCVFPIDLAKTRLQNQQSARVYSGMLDCLTKTIKMEGYFGMYRGAAVNLTLVTPEKAIKLAANDVFRQKLSKDGKLPLWGEILAGCGAGTCQVVVTTPMEMLKIQLQDAGRLAAQRTVTASAAGPTPSLVASQSAQPSTNAPPRTSATRITLELLKTRGLRGLYKGAGATLMRDVPFSMIYFPLFANLNAVGRTEDCHSNPQERAPFLQSFVAGCTAGSVAAVAVTPLDVIKTRLQTLQKGEGEDSYRGIIDCAQRILKREGPAAFLKGATCRALVIAPLFGIAQGVYFLGIGEHVLGLLG
- the LOC127946809 gene encoding mitochondrial glutamate carrier 1 isoform X2, coding for MEGYFGMYRGAAVNLTLVTPEKAIKLAANDVFRQKLSKDGKLPLWGEILAGCGAGTCQVVVTTPMEMLKIQLQDAGRLAAQRTVTASAAGPTPSLVASQSAQPSTNAPPRTSATRITLELLKTRGLRGLYKGAGATLMRDVPFSMIYFPLFANLNAVGRTEDCHSNPQERAPFLQSFVAGCTAGSVAAVAVTPLDVIKTRLQTLQKGEGEDSYRGIIDCAQRILKREGPAAFLKGATCRALVIAPLFGIAQGVYFLGIGEHVLGLLG